AACCGGACTGAACGAATAATTGTATTAAGCCAGGATATTGTATTATCCGAGTTTGTATCACCAAGTGTCAATGTATTAGTAAAACCTATGCGTAACTTCACTAAACaggttttcattttattctCAATAAAGTTTATCATTACCATTAACAGTGAAACTACCAGTATATTCACATCTATATATTAATGTGTAATTCTTACTCGTATCAGAAATCTATAGCAATTTATTTCAAGACAATTTCAAAACACAGATCAATTTTTTCCTAAAACTGGTATTTTAAACTTGTGCTGAAAACAACTTCTATTTGACAGATCAGTGAATAAATATGCCatgcaaatatattttatgtgagatattttattataataacttATGATGATCATACTTCTAACCTTTACTTTTTCTTTGTGTTAAAagtaaaaattattatcaaatgattttggttatttttattgttatatgtgCGATAAATGTGTGAaacttttgacattttattaccATCAGAATTTATGCACTgcaattcttgttttttatgagATTTCTATATATGGAAACAAATGaagaaatcaattaaaaataccTAATACGGTAAAAcgacaaaattgtgaaatgaaataaaattgtagaccacaacttcgCTTCATGGTCTGATGTATGTACGGTAACCATTTTACTGAActgtaaatttattttgattacaatgatttttggcagtattgCCGAAAACCATTTTTAATTCTTATTTCTATGTGTCAAATTAgaacctatgcattgtaagttCTATGCcgttctcaaaatgttggtaattttttatggtaaataaaatatcaaaagttctTCTTGATTTacgagtatgaaaattacggcacatatgaCTTGAAAATTACTTTCcataaaattttaacaaagaaaaaaaatatgatttctacctgtaaaaaaaaatcatcaaaaatagTTTTATAGAGTTAGGTTTATATGTCATTGATAGTatgatttttattgataaaatacacCTGCTATGGAGAGGGGCCAACCATATCTGAAATCCGGGCGTTCCTATATATATAAGTGATGAAATATACATGACACATGCCTCAAATTAATAAACAACTGAAATCACATACTTGGAATTCACAATTAATCTCTTGTTTTACACATGATACAtgatacaaattaaacaaaaacgaACCAGAGGGTATCTTGTTGTTCCATACAAAATACTCATATGtttaagaatattttttcacaaattCTTACAGAACGTAGCattttttatgcaattttttttcagaaaatgttttaacagAAATTGGGAAAATTACACATACACACAAACTTCCTACCAACACTTgttaaaacaccaaacaaatctGGTTCATAAGATGTAGAGGTGACAGGAGAGATAAGTTTGGATTACCTGTTTAGTTATAAACCTACCTTGAACGTCCCCGACTAGTTCCTGGTCGCCAGTAGCTATCCCTGCTGTCTCGGCCACCGCCTCCACGACTTCCACCCCCTCCGTATTGGCGCACAGGAGGACCACCTTTACCCCAACGGGACTTCCCATGTGACATCTCTACTCTCACCTTAGATCTACaaagtctcctaaaacacataCACAAGATACCAACTCTTTAATGTGAGTGAAAGATTCATGAAATAAATAGAAACAGAAAATACAATTagtttgtataattttcatttacatatcaggggtttcattatctttcaggagaggcggtacaattgcaatttcagggggtacttttctataccatctgtatgctatctaatgtaatttagccaaaatcaggcggtaccacagCTAGGTTCAACCGGCAAAAAGTACCGGGTACCgtctgatattgaaacccctgcaTATgaacctttatatcaaacaaagCAATTTCTAAAACATTCTTTAAGagatttctatttttttttttttttttttttgtacactGTAACACCTTGATATTACTTGTCCCATTTACGACTATTACAACAACGGCAGACGTTCAACAATCCAATATGGCAACCTACTAGACCAGTCTAGCTCTAGTCATGCAGgttgtctgcaaataagaccccacACCAccaatttagattttttttctatcttggTGAGGTTGTCTTAATTGCAGTAAAATACGATATCCAAAATCATATTTAATCCAAACAAAAACGTCACTATTGCATTTTTATAAAGGAAATTGTTAATTCTTAAACCCctatttctgttatttcatatttgtaCGTCGTTTGAATTtctatattttaaacattttcaaaattagcTAATTCAAAATGTATGGTGTGTGCACACTAGTATACTTACTTTCCATGCAGTTCTTTGCATGCATCCTCCGCATCTCTGGCATCTTCAAATTCAACAAAAGCAAACCCTGGGGGATTCCTAGCAATCCAAACATTTTTTAGTCTTCCATACTGTCCAAACGCATCTTCTAATTCCTGCTTGTTAGCATTATTTCCTAATTCACCAACATAAACCTTGCAGGACAAGGTCCATTCCTTTGAGCGGCCACTCATtgtaaatttatttcacacCTGCAATCAATACAAAGACAGAATGATACAGTAGGCCTACAGAGTTAGAGCTAGTGAACAGGCAAAGTATTTGTTTAAGCCATATAAGCACAACTCCCTTATCTTTAGCACAGACAATGAATCAACCTCTTGTAAGGGTCTATTATTACATTTGATGTCTGATCAATTAgtaacaatataaacatgtatattgtatatgtaaataagGTCCTTAAGCTTACTTAAGGAGGGCATAAATGTTGTGCCAGTGTTGGTTTAGGAACAAGTTCAGTGTCATTACAGACATCACATATTCTGGCAAACTTTTCCAAGTTTTCTACTATcgaatgttttgttttttttgtttttgtgactTATAGATAGGGCTATAACGAGTATCCGAGTACTCGAGTATTCacgaattattgagaaagatcgGATACGAGTATTCGTTACTCCTGATATTTGTGGATCGCgatctttcaaaagcaaaaaataataccttctttaatgctgtcatagctcaaaaatgtgaaggaatgtacactaaaatctgaatatcatcgatcgatgttttcactttgaagtaGACCGAAAGTACACAAGAGCTGcgtgaagtaaagctagcaacatgttattttcttATCCACGCTTCGATGCAGTGTtgtgaattcttcataaaataataatgataaaacataattattgaattctagagatgtaaaagatgataattgatttcgttttcattacaggtcggaaatatgtaaaaatatg
The DNA window shown above is from Argopecten irradians isolate NY chromosome 8, Ai_NY, whole genome shotgun sequence and carries:
- the LOC138330402 gene encoding RNA-binding protein 1-like isoform X2 gives rise to the protein MSGRSKEWTLSCKVYVGELGNNANKQELEDAFGQYGRLKNVWIARNPPGFAFVEFEDARDAEDACKELHGKRLCRSKVRVEMSHGKSRWGKGGPPVRQYGGGGSRGGGGRDSRDSYWRPGTSRGRSRSRSRSPPPRRKYSRSRSRSRSNSPYRR
- the LOC138330402 gene encoding RNA-binding protein 1-like isoform X1; translation: MSGRSKEWTLSCKVYVGELGNNANKQELEDAFGQYGRLKNVWIARNPPGFAFVEFEDARDAEDACKELHGKRLCRSKVRVEMSHGKSRWGKGGPPVRQYGGGGSRGGGGRDSRDSYWRPGTSRGRSRSRSRSPPPRRKYSRSRSRSRRHSRSSSSRSNSPYRR